The following nucleotide sequence is from Stigmatopora argus isolate UIUO_Sarg chromosome 18, RoL_Sarg_1.0, whole genome shotgun sequence.
TGCTCTAAGTTTTTTAGTAAGCAAATTGCTAAATTTCTTAAAACTTAGATGatggaaaaataatgtttaactgTGAAAAATGATATTTCTTACATGCacactcatttttaaaaaaaacatatttttacccACACCGATTGACTAAAACGGGTTCATATGATGATAGGTATTACTGATATCACAAGATTGGGCAGATAATTTGGGATATTCTCAATTGATTGTCTAAAAATGCATTGCGAAAATGTCTGCCCCTGCTTTAGCATGTAATTTCCTGAAACAGTTACACATCAGAAAAATAAATTCTGTGATTTTTCTATTCAATAAACAAGAATATGATGagtgttgtctgtccctttaattTTACatccagtggtacctcgagataagagcttaatgcgttccgggactgaactcgtatgtcgatctactcgtaactcaaatgaacgtttctcatagaaatgaactaaaaacaaattatttcgttccaaccctctaaaaacacctaaaacaggatattggatttgattttttttatttgttctaattccccatctattaacaaagtaacaaataactagtggtttcatagtactaaaatgtgtttaatagtactaaaattagatggatttcgtggagaggagagagggacagagagagagagagaaggagagagggtagagagagagacttttttgcacggcaactcGCTCGTAACtaccaaacaaatttaaatgcacttggattacgatacagacactcaaaaataagttgaatctaaccttacactaaacctaattctaatttagttttcaatttttatacctttcttctcgcgagttggctctatttgccccgcctccaccctgattttcagatgcaacctatcaagggttgtttgcctttgtcttcccttcaaaatattcccaaaatgatgcacacaaatgtcctcacaataggataacgcacgaccgcttgccaacttgcccgggaagtagtactcctctcgtattagcgaacaggCCCCGCCGTTCgaactgactaacggggaaaaagcactgaaaaatgcaacacgccgcccagtgctcgtagagggacacgagggagttgcgaccagaaagacagtgcccatgatgttcttatgggcagcctctcgcgtccactgtatgctcgtatatcaaaatttgtctcgtatcttaagataaatatttgctccaaattttactcgtatctcaaattgattGTATATCGGGGCACTTGTAAGTCAAAGTATTATTGTACTCTGATACACAGCAAATGAACATCAGAAATGGCCATGTTACTCTTTCTCACCTTGTATAATCCATGATTGTGTTAAGTCTGTGTGCAATGGTAAAGACGGTGCAGTCTTCAAACTGAGTTCTGATAGTAGACTGGATGAGATCATCGGTCTCCAAGTCAATAGCAGCAGTAGCTTCATCCAAGATGAGAATTCTTGTCTTCCTTAGAAGTGCCCGAGCCAAACAAATCAGCTGCCTCTGGCCTACACTGAGAAGGCCCAACAAGACATCAATCACACAGTGATTCCTTCCAAAATTAACTAACCATGATGATCATTTGCTTGCTACCTACCTGAGGTTCTCTCCTCCCTCTGAGCACTCCATCTCAAGTTTTGCTTGTTGGTTCCTCACAAACTTGTTCAAATGGGAATGATCCAGAGCTTTCCAAAGCTCTTCATCACTGTACTTCTCAAAGGGATCAAGGTTCATTCTCAGTGTTCCAGAGAATAGGACAGGCtcctaaaacacaaataagCCTGCAGACTTGTATCATATTCTAGAACAACATCTAACCtgctaaaaatataaatgaaatggGTTTTCTTTTGACAGAATCccctattcattcattccaaaaccgcttatccttgtcagggttgcGGACTGCTCAAGCGTtagtcgatttactcgtatctcaaatcaacgtttcccatagaaatgaactaaatacaaagtaCCGtactttcacgactataaggcccacttaaaagtcttaaattttctccaaaatagatagagcgctttatatatggaccaatactaaaattattatcacgataaaataaagtaaatcagtcgatagggaaTACCATCCTCCACAGCTCttacaactacggcaagcagcccccgactctactattttccccgtagaaaaagtactgcgcagtgagtgactgctgggatatatagttattttgtcaatacacccagtatgacggcgagcacactaatttggtgctcgccgtcattccggctggatttacaaaagaactcaatccactagatgttggcgtcaacagagcattcaaagctagactgcgaactatatatatattatatatggataaatattgtaGCACATAAATTCTAtgtttcaggaaggcagaaattactgactcgattaatgacgactttggtgagatccCCACCTGTCCaaaatgagttattatgctattgctgtgtcacgaaaatactaatactttaacctcggagaaaatgaaaaaaaactgttgtttattcatgttgggagtgaatggagttgtcagaaagctgatttgtaatctattaataaagtttggctgactgtTTTGTCggcattccctttagcgcagcaccatctagtgggtgcgcctttaaatgtgatgcgtcttgtgtgtgtcaaatacagaaatatcactcgttactgacactgcacctttaaatgcgatgcgccatatagtcgtgaaaatacggtaatttgttcccaccccctgaaaaatacacaaaaaaacaggatattacaaaggaaaaacatatttttggggttgtaattcaccatctactaacagagtaacaaataactagtggttatgatgtttaacaataaaattaggcattattcaatacaacggggTGTCCGCTgatgggagaaagagagagacttgatggattcgctcgtaacgtaacaaactttaaatttaacttaaatgaacataGATTccgatacacacacttaaataaAGCTTGCTGAGCTAAAGGGTGCTTATGTTAGCACTATTATTATACAGTTATTCGTACTTTGCAACTGAGTTGCCACGGTGGTTTTTGCAACAATTCATTTTGTTTGAATTGCTCTTTTGTTGCTGAATTAATACTAGTGACTCTGTTTGCGCTAGTGACAAATGACGAAACACATATGGTACATTCTACCTTGAAAAGTCGGCTTGACTGGTCCAaatcatgttatttttctttttctgacagATGCTTTTGTGTACTTCGACTTGAACACCCGAAtgattattaattaaaaaaaactttccactTAATGTTTGCGTGTATGCCGTACCTGGGGAATGATTGTAAGTTTGGACCTCAGATCATGCAGGCCTATTTCAGATATCTTAACATCGTCAATGGAGATTTCTCCTTCAGCAGCTTCCAGCAGACGGAAGAGGCACAGGGTCATGGATGACTTGCCCGCTCCCGTTCGACCCACAATGCCAACCTGTACAAAATATGTATTATTCAGTAAGGCCATGCATGGCGACTCAAGGTAGGTGTTCCCACTTCAATTGCTTTAATCCAATCCTCATTACTTTCTCGCCTCCTTTGACACTCAGTGTCAAGTTTTTCAGGACCAGATCCAGTCCCTCTCGGTATCGAACACTGTAATTATGGAACTCCACGTTGCCGTGCATGGGCCAGTCAAGATGGGGCTTCTTGTCCTCGATTTCCCAGGGTGCCTTATGATGCCATGAGAAAGAAAGAATAAATAAGTTGTAGAAGAATATATTAATGAGAATAAATTGTTGAGACTTTGCCAAATGTTTGGGACTAAACTCTTACCCTAGTCATGCTTATTGAGTTAAACTGAAACTGtataaaattgaatttggaGAAATGTTATGCAAATAAGACAAATGAATGCCAGTGTCCAAGCCAATAAATAGAACTACACCAAATACAGCCAAAATGACAGAACAAAGATGACCGTTTGTGTAAGGTAATTCaccatttttgcatttaaataaagtttattGTTGGTGTGTGATAAAGCGAGTTGGTACTGGGACAGGGATTGAGCAATGTGCAAATTCAAACTTCttttttattcacaacatatgatatggaaacctggtaaaacaataataataataataataataataataatcggacataggccctgtcgtcattatcacaacacaaaagcctacttgtcatcacacgcagaaactgcgtgtgacgaaattgatggtgcttctccataagctacgtttaatcggcaaaagacctaataagtgtaagttacggacacCAGTATGAACactattttcaaatggaatttacaattttaaatctttgaagtctaattcatcatcataatattaaaaatgttttaagtctgattcatcatcatcatcagattcaccaaacaattgattccattcttcttgagttcttttttctaagtgtgagcaccggccAATACAAAAGGCTCTAGCGCCCCATCTGTCGGACAAAGACATGTTTTACGTCACCGgcggagggcagtgtttcaccgagattcgaactttgcttcagttttttggtacaaaattttgcgcggtatcctcaaataaatacggtattgcCTCAGCTGAGATTTCTTAGGAGCTCAATGGTAATAGGCTGAAAATCAGCTTTGATATTGCAAAAACTACTACATACCTCAGTCTTGGTCTCAGAGTACTCTTTTACTCGCTCCACAGCTACAATGTTGTTCTCCAGATCAGAAGTCATCCTCACCATCCAGTTCAGAGACATGGTCACCTGCAAACAAGTGATACATTAACACACATGAATTGATCAATCAATGTCCGATGGGACTGTTTCTACTGAGCCTTTAGCTTTAAAAACGTGAATTACGCTTCTGTCCATTTGTGTCTCTTGAAACGTTTGATGtcttttctatgtttttatatccaaattcctaggagtccatatctctgctgatctcacttgggcggcaaacaccacagcactcctCAAGAAGGCTAGTGATTATTTATCAATGCTATATATTGACTTTTATGTGTTTTCCAGTTTGTTAtagcgtccatagactcagcgagtggtgcgacttggcactgaacatttccaaaaccaaccatggaactcatcctggacttcagacggaacaagcgcgcttcactctgctgacctcatgtggactatttatttattgagttAATTGTCAGTCTGCTGTTACTATTTGtacactatgtggtgaaagctttgaaatctcattgtacttgtataatgacaataaaaggattcaattcaattcaaatcattGGACATGGACATGAAGCTTTTCTGGACTTCACTAAGAAAGATACCAGTAACTGTCTGGATGGAGCTGAACGCCTGATGGATACTTTTGCTTTCAACAGTAGTGATCTTAATGCTGATAAGTAACTTAATTCagcaattgactggccaccaattcaaagtgtcccccaactggtgtccatagttggctgggataggctccagcacccacgagaaatgaatgaaaacaaaaaaaaattatcagtgAGGAAAACAAATGTACATTTGTTATTCTATTACAAAAAGTGTCATTTAAATCAACAACTAGCTGCAATTTATTTCATCTGAGTTGCAACCTgaatttcaatttaatttggaACTATTAACCTACCTGCCAACGTAACAGTTCAGTTTCAAAAGtttcatcaacattttttttatctgcccACTACACAAAATTAGCATTAGGGAGATTACCTTTATAGTTATTACAAGTCACACCCTTTCTCAATACTGTTTCTTAGATTAAAGACTAAGAGGATGCACATCTTAAAGTGTACCTGTAGAGCATATGACACTGACAGACCCACGAGGCCAGGGTTAAGATCATTCTTTCCTGTGACAGCAAACAGAGCAGCAAAGAGCACGATGCAGTTCCCGATGAATTCTATGCGCACTCCAAGCCACctgcaaaaaatatatcaaactaTTTTAGCTTAATACAGACAGAAAAACCTGAACAGGATAACTTGATAAATCATGTGAGGTGTTTTAAttctaattaattaaaattactTTCTAGTATGAGGTATGATGTACTGTATACCTCATACAGTAAAAGTTGATCGAAGTAGCAAacctcaaaatgtcattttcattcaCCCACTGTATTTCTGAAATGGATTGTTAGGGTTTCTCAGTgtcataaaatacaaaatagtgGTCACAATCAATGttgcctctatttttttgtttgtctgggcagaaagacaacctccctgagcacactgagtaccggtgtgagcaacatcatcattgctcgctatgggcacacaccagtatcacacctgccataagcaggtgtatgtctactacacataaatgatttagtaataataaaatgtaatgattaatatctatgaatgggcggctcagtggatgagtggttcacgcgtcgtcctcacagctaaaaaataaataaaaattgggattttattttgtgcgctccatatgatttgctgtgcgcagagaagacgagagtagtgcgcaattgcgcacgcgcgcagcttagagagAACATGGTCACAATACAATATAGAGACTACTGGTGGACAAGAAAGTTCATATAGCGTGTCATGAATTTGTCCAGTGGTGTGTTGTCACCCAACGCAAGAATACATACTCTGTTACCTCTGGAGCTATTTCTCTCATGCCGTAGAATACATGCAAACCTTACATGTTGTAAGGATAGGTTAATGATTGACAATGACGTGTTAGGGCTTATGAATTTGCATTACACTGCAACAGGAACACAACTGTCCTAAACCAAGAACTCTCTTTTGGCCAACTTGTAAAATAGATCAGTTTCTCAAAGAAGTTTGAGGGGATTTCAGTCAATTAGGCATTCATTTTCATGTCTTATGTTGTCAGCAATGGTTTCAAGGATCCATCCAGCCATGTTCTATAGCACTTTTACTCACTCGGGAGTCGGGGAGCTGAGCCAAACTGTGTTCCTCAAACTTGATATATTCAGGGAAAATGGTGTGCGATATAGTGCAGACACCAGCAGATGTCGCTATTGATTTAACCTACTTTCTGTATGAAAAGGTTGATCGTTTTTCAGTGCAGTAAATctaatctctcattttctgaaccgctttatcctcactagggtcacggggggtgctggagcctatcccagctaacttcgggccagaggcgagggacaccctgaattggtggccagccaatcgcagggtacaaggtgacaaacaactattcacgctcacactcatacctaggggcaatttagagtgtccaatcagcctaccatgcatgcctttggaatgtggaaggaaaccggagtacccatagaaaacccacacaggcccgggaagaacatgcaagcaATAAATCATCCACTTAAATTTCTATGGTTAAATATGAAAGTGAAAAATACTTGAGTGAATCTGAACTCAACTGTTGtgttaagaattttttttctaattttctaTACTAAGCAGTAAAGTGATCACATCTGTGATGTTTATGAAAAAACAACCCCCTTGAAGAACAGTTTAGAATTGAGCAATTTACACCAATTTCAGAGTACCTGAGAATGTTGACTaagcctaaaaaaaattaaaaaaaataaaaataaaaataggccACCCAATTTCATAGTACACTCGCCAAACTTCGGTGAGGGCAAGGTTGGGATCGAATTAAATAGGAAATATAGGTataaagaaaggggaaaaaaatatacgtTTATTTAACTCAAGGCTAGAAAACAATTTATTAccttatttactcgcatataagccgccggcgcgtataagccgcaccttaaaattgccttaaaattgttaaattttaaaatttgtcgcgtataagccgccccctgattctcaattttcacatCCATATTTAGGGTTTTAATAGagggtacaaatgtgttactttgaagggaaaagaaaaaccatcacacgtggtatttctgagatactgtatgaatcaaaaccatattattagggtcaatatcataagttaatatgcctgtctatgtaaatgtaaaatattaaattattcaatttgaaaaaaagaaataagtctattatgatgagaacttgatgctttttaatggcataaattacaattttcttaccagaggtttaagatgtggtggccaaattgcttctaatgtcaaaatattattattatttttcatatttttcgatggttcatattactgcaatagttgtcactttcgaacaagaaataaaaatttaaaaaataaaagtgtaattttgttttatttcaaaatcacaaatgtacaatcatttcctttctgtattccgaaagggagggtgttgtttggacgtagacaaatttaaaaaggaaacacgGCCAGGGAATATGCCCCTAGCGCTATACGTAGTGTTCACCAaatctctgggtgcaataatagcatacacattacgtaggtatcaaggtttatatttaaagacctttgatcagccttaactattgtgatgtgctgacatggtaaaatctacggtcagagcacgtttaactacagtaagatggcggtgccccgagcgagcagtgacgggaacgtgagttttttttcacgttttatgcaagatacggtttattttttcctcgaattatattcatagacgtcaagatacattttgtttagcgttttatctgtttatcttttctttattttgaaataaatgaccgtatattgccgcattgtcttgcgtggTGACGTCACaaaggcgccattttgtcgtgacgtaaTCGTGTCATCATCGTCAACTtgtagtttcgtgcatgtcgtgtttttatgcgcatataagccataccctcgattcagtcatcatttttttgtccgacaaaagtggcttatatgtgagtaaataaggtatgttatttatcattattatattttgaaatgCCAAAATATATAAGGGAGGAAAAATCCAAGTCGTCGAGACTACAAGATCCTCTTGTAGAATCTATGCATCTCAACTGTGCGCAATGACATTCATTAAATGTCAATATCAAATAGGAAGAATATATAGACATCAAATtgttccgtgaccggacgttcggtcgccggacgtttggtcgcccggacgtttggtcgccggacgtttggtcgcccggacgtttggtcgccccgacccaAACGtcctgcgaccaaacgtccgagtaccaaacaacacggtctactcatcaatcaaagccaacaatggccctgagcagtttcactgagcggacgtgtgagtgtataagagtgtgtatgtacatgagttgtccccttaggaagggatgtgagtcagggtcttaacaagttctccaacaaaacacaatataggTAACAtacaagtacgggaaatttggagcttttctttagcctaaaaattaatagggcattaagtatgagaaaataataattcgcagtttgtatttagggaatttgagcaacaattttaaatggtaattatcaataaccttccgggcgaccaaacgtccgtcgaccaaacgtccgagtaccaaattgTCTATATAAAGCTCTGATTTATCTAGAGTTATTTAGTAAAAACAATGCTTTCTGTTGAAATGTTGGAAACAAGTAGACAAAGTGATAATTCAGTAATTAGCTAGCCAAATGGTAAATATCTCGGGTAAATCAAACCACTCCCCGTATTCATTACCACAAAATAGATAAATGACATGAATGGATTTTACCTGGAAACTTCAAGGACTTCTAAGtcaaatgaaccagcattaaaAAAGAACTGCTGTTTTTTGTAAACTGGTGGAAAGAAGATGCTTACCTGTTGGACACTATCCCGGGGTAATAACTCTGTTGGTTCTCGTCCACTTTTATATCACTCATGAATACAAAGGCAGAGTGTCTGCCAAATGCTCGAATGACACTCGAACCAGTGATGGTTTCAGAGAAATGGGAATAAATGGGCGAGCGGCTGATAGACTCCAGACGCTTCAGTTGCCGAGACGTGGCAACATAAAATCTCTAGGCAAGGaagggagaaaaacaaacaaatttaaaacctTTTAATAGCACAGCTCGACATATTGTAAGCAAATAATATTGCTAATGCGTACATACTTCCACAATCACACATAGTATTACGCAATTTCCAACAAAACACCTTCAACGAGCATCagatatgaaacaaaataaggTTGTTAAATTGACATGAGCTCCTCTGAGAGTTCATTCAGCAACATGCAAATCCCCTTGAAGCTTCTAATCTTAGTAAATATTTACAGTACGCACTCCATGTAAATACCAGGCTTGAGCTGGAGGTGGTTTGTTGAACATTGAGCacattatttaaatgtatattcTAAAATTTGCATTAGGTCTACGTGTTAGTACTTTCGGTCGGTTATGACTTGTATTAGTAATGTGTTAGACAAAGCACTAATAcaggaaaaaacagaaaacaacaaTAGTAATGCGGGGAACACCAAGCAGAGAAATTAACACGGCAGTCAGACAAATGAAGCTGATATCAGGACCAAATTAAAGGAATAAGAACAAAAGTACCCACACTCTTTTGGTCAAAATTTATTTCGTACCCATTTACCCATTCAGTTACAcgttcattaaaatgtttagTGTAGTTAGAATCACTCCGGTTTtgatttcctttttaattaaaactaatCTCTTAAAAATATGTGACAATGAAATCGTAGATTATTTGGTTGGAAATGTTCTCAATCACatattgtatataaatattGTTAGGTTCTTGAATTGCCTTACTAGTACTTTTTAAGGAATTCAGATCTACAAAAGCAACTACACTGGCATTTTTTAGTAACCACAATTTACCTGGCTCTGATACCATAGCTACTCTCAGGTATGATGTTAAAGCTAATCCATTGTCAGGAATAATCTTTCCAAACTACAGTGAGTGTTTTAGACAAATTAGACTATTTATTGCTTGTTGGAAGACAGTGTATGCAGATTGTGCAATGAATCAGCTAAAAACCAACTCAGGTCCCAAATGCATACATTCCAAACTGTTGTAAAAATGTTTGGCTTTTTTGCAGAAATACAACCAAGATAAACTagaaaaaataagattaaagctcaacaattaaaatgcatgaaacaccaaaaatgacaaattatacATCTAAATCCATTCTTCCCTAATAACAACTTTGTAGCATTCAATCTAGATATTATGCATCCATAATttggtaaaaatataaatataaactaattggtagccagccaatcgcagggcaagagacggacaaccataaaTGCCCatactcaaacctaggggcaattcagagtgttcaaccagcatgtttttggaaagtgggaggaaaccagagtacccggagaaaacccacacaagtccggggagaacatgcaaactccacacagtgaggcccATGAGCTAAACACTAGTCCAACGGGCCACCACagcatataatatatattatatgattTTTAGTAATAAAATTAGTGTATAACATATTCTTGTGCTGAGCGTCAATAAACTGCTGCTAACAACTGCACAGTGAAGGAGGAATTTCTCATGAGGGGGGCCATCGTGAGAGTCAGGGAAATCTGACtgtgcctcagaagacatgaaCCTTACTGCATGTCACTGCAAATAACCCTCGTTGCTCTAACTTAgatggtacagtggtacctcgacatacgagtgccccgacatacgagcaatttgagatacgagtaaaattttgagcagatatttattttgacatacaAGACAAAATTTAACatatgagcagacagcggacgtgagaggctgctcataagaacatcatgagcactctctctctccccgcaactccctcgtgtaatgtctctgtggtcgcaactccctcgtgtaatgtctctagaagcactgggcggatcgttgcattttttcagtgttttttcccctgttagtcagtgcgaatggcgtatattctacttctcgttggcaagtggtcgtgcgttatcctattgtgaggacatttgtgtgcattattttcagaatattttgaagggaatcaaaaactcaaacaaccctcgatattgactgaaaatcaaagtggaggcggggcaaatagagcgaacccgggagaagaaaggtatcaaaatttaaaacaaaattagaattaagtttagtgtaaagttagattaaacttatttttgagtgtgtccgcatcgaaatccaagttcatttaaatttgtttatgttatgttacgagcgcgttgtcgtgcaaaaagtccccccctgtacttcccccctctctgtcactctctctcccttccacgaaatccgtctaattttagtatactattaaacacattttagtactactaaaccactagttatttgttactttgttaatagatggcgaattagaacaaataaaaatgtttttccaatccaatatcctgttttgggtgttttttcagagggttggaactaattaatttgtttttagttaatttctatgggaaacgttcgtttgagttacgataaaatcgacatacgagctcagtcccggagcgcattaagctcgtatctcgaggtaccactgtatgtctgAATAACCCAAAAAGGCAAGACTACTCTCCACGGTgcacaaacacatgcaaaatACTAATGTGAGTTGTTCCGTTTATTAGGGGGAGCAGGAACATTGTACTGACTGTTCATcttattttgtaaattttaTGTATGtgcaaatattcattaattccTCTGCGGTACCATCCTCATAATGGTTGCGGGGGGTTGGTGGAGTCTacctcagctgactttgggtgaaaggcagactacaacccAGGCtagtcaccagtcagccatagggcacagagaaagagacgaccattcacactcagaatCATatcgccaccagcaggaatcgagccaaCGCCTCCTCGCCCTGAAGTCAggggagtttggatgttcttcccgggcttgcatgggttttctctgggtactctggtttcctcccacgtcccagagacatgcatgctagcctggttgaacactaaatttcccataggtttgactgtgagcgtgaatggtggtctgtttccttgtgtcatgcgattagctggccaccaattcagggtttcccatGTCTGGTGCTAATACTTGGGTGGGATAGGTGAGGAttagcggtacggaaaattatTGAATGTCATGTTGATTCCTATTTAAATGGAACAACCCCTGtccaatctaaaaaataaaaaaaacatattcaatAACTCACATTATTTCTGCCACCAGAGCATTTAGGTTAAATCATGGTTACTGAAATTAAAACTTGagtttttacatgtaaaatttaaaattcaCCAAGTGACTCGAGAAGTAACGCACTACGTTAAACTCACACCTAGCTAGTAGCACATAAAATGCATCTAGTACTCAACGAACAGTGTACAACACATTTTATCATCAGCAAAACAATCAGACATGCATGAAACAGACTAGTTTACTATTTACCTGAACCCACCAATAGAACACCATTAAGGGGGCTATGACTATGAGGAAGATGGAGGTGAGGGCAGAGCATATGAGCAGCACATTCAGTGTGTACCAGAAAGTGCGCATCCATATGTCAATTTGATGTGGGATCTGGGAGTCTATGGAATCCACGTCTTTGCTGAAGCGGTTTAGTAACCGCCCAATTGGGGTGCTCTCAAAGAAGGCCTGTGGTGCTCGCAGGACCCCCTGGAGCATGTTGCTGTGCAAGAGCTTGGCT
It contains:
- the abcc3 gene encoding ATP-binding cassette sub-family C member 3 isoform X4, producing the protein MWFLTYVYSAATCISTPLVKLKVFLEYAKAVGLLLSVLICILYGCQSAAAIGANIWLSEWTNDALRNQTEDNVNMRVGVYAALGITQGALLLANSLLSQAYSMVWAAKLLHSNMLQGVLRAPQAFFESTPIGRLLNRFSKDVDSIDSQIPHQIDIWMRTFWYTLNVLLICSALTSIFLIVIAPLMVFYWWVQRFYVATSRQLKRLESISRSPIYSHFSETITGSSVIRAFGRHSAFVFMSDIKVDENQQSYYPGIVSNRWLGVRIEFIGNCIVLFAALFAVTGKNDLNPGLVGLSVSYALQVTMSLNWMVRMTSDLENNIVAVERVKEYSETKTEAPWEIEDKKPHLDWPMHGNVEFHNYSVRYREGLDLVLKNLTLSVKGGEKVGIVGRTGAGKSSMTLCLFRLLEAAEGEISIDDVKISEIGLHDLRSKLTIIPQEPVLFSGTLRMNLDPFEKYSDEELWKALDHSHLNKFVRNQQAKLEMECSEGGENLSVGQRQLICLARALLRKTRILILDEATAAIDLETDDLIQSTIRTQFEDCTVFTIAHRLNTIMDYTRVLVLDKGQIAEFDTPANLLSQRGIFYGMVKDAGLAP